A genomic stretch from Acidobacteriota bacterium includes:
- a CDS encoding esterase, whose product MRTSLLNAGVLAIGVSVWFPLAAQVQTEVPPLVPGAKPATVEHLKVHAPALEGNLEGNAVDRKVFVFLPPGYAKEKLRRYPVVYALHGYSIGAEQWSKEIQVPQTIEGAFAQGANEMIVVLPDSKTIHNGSMYSSSVTTGDFEQFIAHDLVAYIDSHYRTLSNRESRGLVGHSMGGYGATRIGMKHADVFGSLYIMSPCCLSPRAAARANPEIEKALEAVKTPEDSAKLQFFARAQLASAAAWSPDPKNPPLYLDLPTKNGEAQPDVLAKWTANAPLAFIDQYIGNLRTYRAIAIDVGDQDRLRVDTEKLHNVLDKYGIANSFEVYSGTHTSRVADRFQNHVMPFFSKSLCFQAGCK is encoded by the coding sequence ATGAGAACGAGTTTGCTGAATGCCGGGGTTCTAGCGATAGGTGTATCTGTGTGGTTTCCTCTGGCGGCACAAGTGCAGACGGAAGTTCCTCCCCTAGTCCCCGGTGCAAAGCCTGCGACGGTGGAACACCTGAAGGTCCATGCGCCAGCCCTAGAAGGCAACCTCGAGGGGAATGCGGTCGATCGCAAGGTGTTTGTCTTTCTGCCTCCCGGCTACGCGAAGGAAAAATTGCGACGATATCCCGTTGTATATGCCTTGCACGGTTATTCGATCGGTGCGGAGCAGTGGAGTAAGGAGATCCAGGTGCCACAGACCATAGAAGGCGCTTTTGCGCAGGGCGCCAATGAGATGATCGTGGTCCTGCCTGATTCAAAGACGATCCACAATGGATCCATGTATTCAAGCTCAGTAACTACCGGGGACTTCGAGCAGTTCATTGCCCACGACCTAGTGGCATACATCGATTCCCATTACAGGACCCTTTCAAACCGGGAGAGCCGCGGATTGGTTGGTCATTCCATGGGGGGATACGGCGCGACCCGCATCGGTATGAAGCACGCCGACGTCTTTGGGAGCCTCTACATCATGAGCCCATGTTGTTTGTCGCCTCGCGCGGCTGCACGGGCAAACCCGGAAATCGAAAAGGCCCTGGAGGCGGTGAAGACTCCGGAAGACTCGGCCAAGCTGCAGTTCTTTGCCCGCGCGCAACTCGCGAGTGCAGCGGCGTGGTCGCCCGATCCAAAGAACCCTCCGCTCTATCTGGACTTACCAACGAAAAATGGCGAGGCTCAACCGGATGTACTCGCCAAGTGGACCGCAAATGCGCCGTTAGCTTTTATCGATCAATACATAGGGAATCTGCGCACGTATCGCGCTATTGCGATCGATGTCGGCGACCAAGATCGCTTACGCGTGGACACGGAGAAGCTGCACAACGTTCTCGACAAGTACGGGATTGCGAACAGCTTTGAGGTCTACTCCGGCACGCACACCAGCAGAGTCGCCGATCGTTTTCAGAATCACGTAATGCCTTTCTTCAGCAAGAGTCTGTGCTTTCAAGCAGGTTGCAAATAA